One Thermicanus aegyptius DSM 12793 DNA segment encodes these proteins:
- a CDS encoding prepilin-type N-terminal cleavage/methylation domain-containing protein, translating into MKREWSKWENEEGVTLVELLVVLAISSLLIGIVTMILLSSLMAFDRLTSDTELRNETNFITTVLNQTLKNVDKVEILDQPADPNRIYHFQATEVVKKVDQTEEERSQEIHITGDDATGYNLFIGGKRINKEGYSLKGSYFWIGDGELKGMIQVEKIGSLAKPLYVYLSHPISG; encoded by the coding sequence ATGAAGCGGGAATGGAGCAAATGGGAGAATGAAGAAGGGGTAACCCTAGTCGAACTATTGGTCGTACTTGCGATTTCCAGCCTCCTCATCGGCATCGTCACGATGATCCTCCTAAGCAGCCTGATGGCCTTCGATCGGCTTACCTCCGATACGGAACTTCGGAATGAAACCAATTTTATCACCACGGTTTTAAATCAAACCCTAAAAAATGTGGATAAAGTAGAAATCCTGGATCAGCCTGCCGATCCAAACCGGATCTATCACTTTCAAGCAACGGAAGTGGTTAAGAAGGTGGATCAGACGGAGGAAGAGCGAAGTCAGGAGATTCATATAACCGGGGATGACGCGACCGGATATAACCTTTTCATTGGTGGGAAAAGGATTAACAAAGAGGGGTATTCCTTAAAGGGAAGCTACTTCTGGATTGGGGATGGAGAACTGAAGGGAATGATACAAGTGGAGAAGATTGGAAGCCTGGCAAAGCCCCTCTATGTCTATCTCTCCCATCCCATCTCAGGATGA
- a CDS encoding type IV pilus modification PilV family protein has protein sequence MKHTKKYPIGFILKWKNHERGFSLVEVTASLLIITIIGFSFMGILYQAMSNSSFSSERLSAVHFAKLVLDYYKANPAELDHIPAGNEVPPTTFTQSKPLPYNPSSYRVLVIPQEKTAEGLTPVEVTVLWTDHQVSMTGYVEKGE, from the coding sequence ATGAAGCACACGAAGAAATATCCCATAGGCTTTATCTTGAAATGGAAGAATCACGAGAGAGGTTTCTCCCTCGTAGAAGTGACCGCTTCCCTCCTGATTATCACGATTATCGGTTTTTCTTTCATGGGAATTCTTTACCAAGCGATGTCCAATTCCAGCTTCTCCTCGGAGCGGCTCAGCGCAGTCCATTTCGCCAAGCTGGTCCTTGATTATTATAAGGCTAATCCAGCCGAGTTGGACCATATTCCGGCGGGAAATGAGGTTCCCCCAACCACATTTACCCAAAGCAAGCCTTTGCCCTACAACCCTTCTTCTTATCGAGTCCTGGTTATACCCCAAGAAAAGACTGCAGAAGGCTTAACTCCTGTCGAAGTAACGGTCCTATGGACAGACCATCAGGTTTCGATGACCGGGTATGTGGAAAAGGGGGAATGA